The sequence CGTATTCTTCTATATTTATAGCTACTCCTTTGATATATTTATTCGAGAAAAATAGAGATGGGAAAGTAGATGCAAGTAAATATATTGGACAAGAAGAGTCAGAAGATTATGAAAAAATAGTAGTATAATTAAAATTTATAAAGCCATCTTTAAATTTAAGATGGCTTTATATACTATAAGATGGAGGAGAGTATGAGAACTTGGTTAGAAATTAATTTAAGTAATTTCAGATGGAACATAAAGTCCCTTCAGAAAAAAATAGGAAATAAAAAATTAATAGGAGTAGTTAAAGGAAATGCTTACGGTATGGGAGCAGTTAGATTAACTAAAGAATTAAGAAAATGTGGTGTAGATTTCTTTGTTGTTGCAACAGTAGAAGAAGGAATTGAGCTAAGAGAAGCAAATATAAATGATAATATATTGATTCTTGGTGGTGTTTTTAATGAAGATTTAAAATTAATTGAAAAATATAATCTTCAAATAGCTCTTACATCATTAGATCAACTGAAATATATAAATAAAAATAATTTAAATATTAAATGTCATTTAAAAATAGAAACAGGAATGGGAAGAGTAGGTTTTAATGACATTGAAATAGATCAATTAATAAAATATGTAGAAGATAACAAAGTAAAAAATATAATAGGGGTATATAGTCATTTGTCAGTTGCAGATGAAGAAAAAAAAGAAAGTGAAAGTTATACAAAAGAACAAATAAGAAAATTTAATGAATTTAAAGGAATAGAAACAATAAAATATAGACATCTTTTAAATAGTGGTGGAATATTAAGATATTGTGGACAAGATAATGGAAATTATGTGAGAGCTGGAATAATTCAATATGGAATTTGTGGAGAAAAATATATTGATGGTTTTAAACCAGTTGTAACTTTTAAAAGTAAAGTTTTATTTTTAAAAGTTTTATTAGAAGATTGTGATATTTCTTATGGAAGAACAGCACACTTGAAAAAAGGGGATATGGTTGCCACAATCTCAGCTGGTTATGCAGATGGTTTTAAAAGATCAATATCTAACAAAGGTTTTGTAACTATAAACAATATTAAATGTCCAGTAACAGGAAGAGTATGTATGGACATGTTTATGGTGAAAATACCTGAAAGTTTAATAAATAAGATTAAAGTAGGAGATGAAGTAATTCTTTACAAAGAAAATATTATAGAGGTTGCAAAGATTTCAAATACTATATCTTATGAAATATTTACAGGAATAAGCAAAAGAGTGAAAAGGGTTTATGTTGAATAAAAAATTATAGATTATAAAAGGAGAAACATGTCGCAAATAATATTATTAAAAGGAAAAGAAAAAAAAATAGAAAATTTTTATCCTAATGTCTTTAAAGATGAAGTTAAAACAATTATAGGAGAAATAAAAACTGGAGATATAGTTGATGTAGTAAGAGAAGATATGAAGTTTGTTGGGAGAGGGTATGTTACAGAAGGAACTTCAGCAATTGTAAGAGTTTTAACTACTAAAGATGAAAAAATAGATAAAAAATTTATATATGATAAAATAAAAGTAGCCTATGATAATAGAAAATTATTACAAGAAGAAACAAACTGTATGAGAGTTTTCTTTTCAGAAGCTGATGGACTACCAGGATTAGTAATAGATAAATTTGATAAATATATATCTATTCAATTTAGAAATTCAGGTATAGAAATATTTAGACAAGAAATAATAAATGCAGTAAAAAAATATATGAAACCTAAAGGAATCTATGAAAGAAGTGATGTACAAAACAGAGTTCATGAGGGAGTAGAAGAAAAAACAGGTATAATTTATGGAGATATTCCTAATGAAATAATAATGGAAGATAATGGACTTAAATATACTATAGATATTGAAAATGGACAAAAAACAGGTTTTTTCTTAGATCAAAGAGATTCTAGAAAATTTATTAGACCTTATTTAAATAATAAGACTAGATTTTTAGATGTTTTTTCAAGTTCTGGAGGTTTTTCAATAGCAGCTATGAAAGAAGGATGTGAAAAAGTTGTAGCAATAGATAAAGATTCACATGCTTTAGAGTTATGTAGAAAAAATTATGAACTTAATAATTTTGAAAATAGTTTTGATACTTTAGAAGGAGATGCTTTTATGCTTCTAAAAACTTTAATAGGTAGAGGAGAAAAGTATGATGTTATTACATTAGATCCCCCTTCTTTAATAAAAAGAAAAGCTCAAATAAGAAAGGGAAGAGATTTTTTCTTTGATCTTTGTGATAGTAGTTTTAAATTAATGGAAAAGGGTGGAATTTTAGGAGTTATAACTTGCGCATATCATATGGGACTTCAAGATTTAATAGAAGTAACAAGAATGGCAGCTTCAAATAATGGGAAGAGACTTCAAGTTATTGGGATAAATTATCAACCAGAGGATCATCCTTGGATACTACATGTACCAGAAACTTTATATTTGAAAGCTCTTTGGGTTAAAATTGTTTAAAGGAGGCAAGAATGTATTTAGATATTGCAATACTAGTGATAGTATCATTAGCTTTTATTTTTGGAATAAGAAATGGATTTATCGTTGAATTTATGTCAACTTTTGGCGTTGTTATAAATTTTATAATTACTCAAAAAATAGCTCCAATTGTTATAAAAATAGCTAAATCATATGTAGGGGGATATAGTTATAATTATGTTTATGGAATAACCTTTGTTGTGATATTTATGTTCTTTAGTTTAGTGATACATCTTTTAAATAGTTTTTTGAAAAGGCAAAGAATATCTTTACTAAGTAGAGTATCAGGGGGAATTCTAAGTTTATTAAAAGGGATATTAATAGCTTTTTTAGTAATATTAATCTATAATATAGTCTTAGATTCTTTTCCTAAAATTTCTGATTTTGGAAAAGATAGTAAAGTAAATGCATATTTTATAGAAAATAGTGATAAAATAAACGATTATATTCCAGAAATATTCAAAGAAAAATTAATGGAGTTAAGAGATGGAAGATTAATAGATAAATATATTGATAAATTATTTTAGGAGAAAATTATGAAGATGATTAATAGATACATTTTAAATGAAGCTAAAATGCCAATTTTTTTTGGGATTTCTTTGTTTACGTTTATTTTCCTGATAGAGATAATAGTATCCATGTTAGAGAGTATTATAGTTAAAGGAATATCAATTATAGATGTATCTAGAATGATATCCTTTTATTTACCTATGATTTTATCACAGACAATACCTATGGGAATCTTTTTAGGAGTAATGGTTACTTTTGGAAATTTAACAAAATATAGCGAAATAACAGCGATTAATTCAATAGGAATATCATTGAAAAAATTATTAAAATTAATGTCTTTAGTTGGGGTGATAGGAACAATATTTATATTTTTCTTACAAGAAAGCATAATTCCGAGATCATATGTTAAATTACAACAATTATCAATAAAGATGGTTTATAATAACCCTGTTTTCCAGTTAAAAGATAAAGTTTTAATAGATGAAGTTGATAAGTATAAGATATACATAGATGAAATAGATCCGAAAACAAAAGATGCAAAAAATGTTCTTATATTTTTTAAAGAAAATACAAAATATCCCACTTTAATTACAGGTGCAAGAACATATTGGGAAAATGCAGCTATGATTTTAGAGGATTCAAAATTTTATAGATTTAAAGAAAATGGAGAAGAACAATTAAGAGGAAAATTCAAAGAAAAAAAGATTCCTTTAACTAATTATTTTAGAGATGTAGAAATAAAAATGAAAGATATAGAAGGAATGGGAGTAGCAACATTGTATAATGAATATAAAAGCAGTGATAAAGAAGATAAATTACCTTATTTAGTAGAGATAAATAGGAAAATAGCAGTACCAATATCAGCGATAATTTTATCAATTTTAGGAGTTTTACTTTCAGTTGGAAATAAGAGAAGTGGAAAAGGAACTAATTATGGAGTAGCTATAGGTATAATTTTTATATATATAGTTTTTCTAAATTTAGGGATGGTTTTTGCATATAGAGGAATAATATCTCCTTTTATAGGAGTTTGGTTCTCTAACATTTTTCTAATAATTTTGACTTATTCTCTTTATAGAAAAAAGGGAAAGGTGATATAAAATGAAAAAATTAGACATATATATAAGCAAAAATTTTATAAAATCATTTTTAATTAGTTTAATTGCTTTTATGAATATATTTTTATTGAGTCAATTGTTTAAAGTTTTTAGATATGTAGCTGATGGTAGAATGTCTTCTTATCAAGGAGTACTTTATTTATTTAATATGTTACCAGAAGTTATAGTTAATATGACTCCATTAGCAGTGTTACTAGGTTCATTAATGTTTATAAATAAAATGGCAAGTAATTTAGAAATAATTTCTTTAAAGACATCAGGAATTAGTTTTAGAAGAATAATAGTATGTCCAATAATAATTTCTTTTATAATATCTTTAGTAGTTTATTATATAAATGGAAATATTTATCCTAGAAGTGAGAGAAGAATGCGAGAACTTAAAGGGGATAAAATTATAAAAACTATTCCTATAGAAAAAAGAAATGCTTTTTTAAGAGATAGAAATAATAATGTTTACTATATAGGATACATTAATTCTAATAAAGAAACAGCTAAAGATTTTCAAATAATAAAAATGAATGAAACTTTTTCTGAAATAGAAAAAGTTATAATAGCTAAAAATGCAAATTTTGATAAAAATGAAAAAATATGGAAATTATCTGATGTAGTTATAAATGATATTTTAAATAAAAAGTCAGAAAAAATAAAAAATTATTCAAATAAAGAATTTAATGAACAACCTGAAAATTTCTTTACTTTATCAACAAACCCTAAGTTTTTAACTAATAAAGAACTTAGAAAAGAAATAATAAATATGAAAATAACAGGGGGAGATACTAGAAGTGGTTTAGTTGAACTAGGAAAAAGATATTCATTCCCTTTTGCTAGTTTAGTAATTATTCTTATTGGTTTGTCCTTAGGAAGTAGATACGTAAGGGCAGCATCAGCAAAAACAATAGGAATAAGTATATTTTTTGGATATGGTTATTATATAATTCAAGGATTATTTGAAGCTTTGAGTAAGAATGGTTTGATAAATGCTTTTTTAGGAGGATGGATTCCTAATATTTTATTTTTATTACTTGGAATATATTTGATATATAAATCAGAATATTAAGTTTGGAGGAGATTTTGGGCAATAATATAAAAAAAAGGATTTTAAAAAATGGGATACCAGTTTTATTAGATAAAATAGAAGGAATAAATAGTATTTCTTTGGGGATTTTTATAAAAACAGGAGCAAAAAATGAATTAAAAGGGGAAGAAGGAATTTCTCATTTGTTAGAACATATGATGTTTAAAGGAACAAAAACAAAGACAGCAAAAGATATATCTGAGATTATTGATAATGAAGGTGGCTTAATTAATGCTTATACAGGAAAAGAGAACACTGTTTATTATGTACAAATGTTATCTAATAGCATAGGAAAAGGTATTGAAATTTTAACAGATATGTTTCTAAATTCAGTTTTTTCAGAAGAAAATTTAGAAAAAGAAAAATCAGTAGTAATAGAAGAAATAAATATGTATAATGATATTCCTGAAGAAATTATTCATGATCAAAATGCTCATATGATAATAAATGGAGTTCAAGGAAATATAGTGTTAGGGAGTATAGAAAGTGTACAAAATTTAACTAGAGAAAAATTAATAAATTATTTTAAAGAAAGATATATAGCAAAAAACATAGTTATTTCAGTTGCTGGAAATTTTTCTGAAGAAGAAATTTATAATATTTTAAATGATGGACTTGGAAATATAGAAGATAAAAATAGTGATAGAAATTATAATGGAGATATGTCTATAAATTCAGGTGAAAATATAATAAAAAAAGATACAAATCAAGTTCATTTATGTTTCAATACTTTAGGTAGTTCGTTAAAAAATCCTGAAAAATATGAAATAGCAATACTTTCCAATGTTTTAGCAGGAAATATGAGTTCAAGATTATTTCAAAAAGTTAGAGAAGAAAAAGGATTAGCTTATTCTATTTATAGTTATACTTCTTCTTATGAAGAAGGTGGATTGTTGACAATTTATGCAGGAACTACAAAAAAAGATTATAAAAAAGTAATAGAAATGATAGAAGAAGAATTTAATGATATAAAAGAAAATGGAATAACAGCTTATGAGTTACAAAAAACTAAAAATCAATTTTTAAGTGCAGTTACTTTCGGATTAGAAAGTACAAAGGGAAGAATGAATAGAATGGCTAATTCATATTTACTTTATGAAGAAGTTAAAGATTTAGATTTATTAATGGAAGAGATAAACAAGATAACAATAGAAGATATAAAAATTGTTGCAAATAAAATATTTAATAAAAAATATTATTCAAAAACAATATTAGGGAATATATAAGAAGGAGATGAAATGGAAAAAGTAGTAGTAAAAGTAATATTAGAAGATGGTGTAAAAAAGCCAGTTTATATGACTGAAGGATCAGCAGGAATGGATGTTAGAGCAAACATAGAAAATTCAATGACTTTAAAAAGTTTAGAAAGAAAATTAGTACCAACAGGAATAAAAATGGAAATACCAGTAGGATATGAAGTACAAGTTAGACCAAGAAGTGGACTAGCGTTAAAACATGGAATAACGTTAGTAAATACTCCAGGAACTATAGATAGTGATTACAGAGGTGAAGTAGGAATAATTTTAATAAATTTAAGTAAAGATGATTTTACAATAGAACCAGGAGAAAGAATAGCTCAACTTATATTAGGGAAGGTATATCAAATGAATTTAGTAGAAAGTGATTTATCTGAAACTGAAAGAGGAGCAGGAGGATTTGGTCATACAGGTAAATAATTAGGGAGAAAATATGAATAAAAGAGATATTTTAGTATTGCAAAAAAAAATAAAAAAAGCGGATTATTACCTGGTATTAAAAGTAAT comes from Fusobacterium sp. JB019 and encodes:
- the alr gene encoding alanine racemase — encoded protein: MRTWLEINLSNFRWNIKSLQKKIGNKKLIGVVKGNAYGMGAVRLTKELRKCGVDFFVVATVEEGIELREANINDNILILGGVFNEDLKLIEKYNLQIALTSLDQLKYINKNNLNIKCHLKIETGMGRVGFNDIEIDQLIKYVEDNKVKNIIGVYSHLSVADEEKKESESYTKEQIRKFNEFKGIETIKYRHLLNSGGILRYCGQDNGNYVRAGIIQYGICGEKYIDGFKPVVTFKSKVLFLKVLLEDCDISYGRTAHLKKGDMVATISAGYADGFKRSISNKGFVTINNIKCPVTGRVCMDMFMVKIPESLINKIKVGDEVILYKENIIEVAKISNTISYEIFTGISKRVKRVYVE
- a CDS encoding class I SAM-dependent rRNA methyltransferase produces the protein MSQIILLKGKEKKIENFYPNVFKDEVKTIIGEIKTGDIVDVVREDMKFVGRGYVTEGTSAIVRVLTTKDEKIDKKFIYDKIKVAYDNRKLLQEETNCMRVFFSEADGLPGLVIDKFDKYISIQFRNSGIEIFRQEIINAVKKYMKPKGIYERSDVQNRVHEGVEEKTGIIYGDIPNEIIMEDNGLKYTIDIENGQKTGFFLDQRDSRKFIRPYLNNKTRFLDVFSSSGGFSIAAMKEGCEKVVAIDKDSHALELCRKNYELNNFENSFDTLEGDAFMLLKTLIGRGEKYDVITLDPPSLIKRKAQIRKGRDFFFDLCDSSFKLMEKGGILGVITCAYHMGLQDLIEVTRMAASNNGKRLQVIGINYQPEDHPWILHVPETLYLKALWVKIV
- a CDS encoding CvpA family protein codes for the protein MYLDIAILVIVSLAFIFGIRNGFIVEFMSTFGVVINFIITQKIAPIVIKIAKSYVGGYSYNYVYGITFVVIFMFFSLVIHLLNSFLKRQRISLLSRVSGGILSLLKGILIAFLVILIYNIVLDSFPKISDFGKDSKVNAYFIENSDKINDYIPEIFKEKLMELRDGRLIDKYIDKLF
- a CDS encoding pitrilysin family protein, which codes for MGNNIKKRILKNGIPVLLDKIEGINSISLGIFIKTGAKNELKGEEGISHLLEHMMFKGTKTKTAKDISEIIDNEGGLINAYTGKENTVYYVQMLSNSIGKGIEILTDMFLNSVFSEENLEKEKSVVIEEINMYNDIPEEIIHDQNAHMIINGVQGNIVLGSIESVQNLTREKLINYFKERYIAKNIVISVAGNFSEEEIYNILNDGLGNIEDKNSDRNYNGDMSINSGENIIKKDTNQVHLCFNTLGSSLKNPEKYEIAILSNVLAGNMSSRLFQKVREEKGLAYSIYSYTSSYEEGGLLTIYAGTTKKDYKKVIEMIEEEFNDIKENGITAYELQKTKNQFLSAVTFGLESTKGRMNRMANSYLLYEEVKDLDLLMEEINKITIEDIKIVANKIFNKKYYSKTILGNI
- a CDS encoding LptF/LptG family permease, with amino-acid sequence MKMINRYILNEAKMPIFFGISLFTFIFLIEIIVSMLESIIVKGISIIDVSRMISFYLPMILSQTIPMGIFLGVMVTFGNLTKYSEITAINSIGISLKKLLKLMSLVGVIGTIFIFFLQESIIPRSYVKLQQLSIKMVYNNPVFQLKDKVLIDEVDKYKIYIDEIDPKTKDAKNVLIFFKENTKYPTLITGARTYWENAAMILEDSKFYRFKENGEEQLRGKFKEKKIPLTNYFRDVEIKMKDIEGMGVATLYNEYKSSDKEDKLPYLVEINRKIAVPISAIILSILGVLLSVGNKRSGKGTNYGVAIGIIFIYIVFLNLGMVFAYRGIISPFIGVWFSNIFLIILTYSLYRKKGKVI
- the dut gene encoding dUTP diphosphatase — protein: MEKVVVKVILEDGVKKPVYMTEGSAGMDVRANIENSMTLKSLERKLVPTGIKMEIPVGYEVQVRPRSGLALKHGITLVNTPGTIDSDYRGEVGIILINLSKDDFTIEPGERIAQLILGKVYQMNLVESDLSETERGAGGFGHTGK
- a CDS encoding LptF/LptG family permease, which produces MKKLDIYISKNFIKSFLISLIAFMNIFLLSQLFKVFRYVADGRMSSYQGVLYLFNMLPEVIVNMTPLAVLLGSLMFINKMASNLEIISLKTSGISFRRIIVCPIIISFIISLVVYYINGNIYPRSERRMRELKGDKIIKTIPIEKRNAFLRDRNNNVYYIGYINSNKETAKDFQIIKMNETFSEIEKVIIAKNANFDKNEKIWKLSDVVINDILNKKSEKIKNYSNKEFNEQPENFFTLSTNPKFLTNKELRKEIINMKITGGDTRSGLVELGKRYSFPFASLVIILIGLSLGSRYVRAASAKTIGISIFFGYGYYIIQGLFEALSKNGLINAFLGGWIPNILFLLLGIYLIYKSEY